Proteins from a genomic interval of Streptomyces sp. NBC_00820:
- a CDS encoding AMP-dependent synthetase/ligase, with translation MRDDDLAPPAVPPLTGGLADTVFETADRDPTLPLLARRRDPSSEEWEEVTAVELRDEVVDVAKGLVAAGISPGHRVAMMARTRHEWTVLAHALWTLGAEVVPVHPTSSREQVEWILRDAGCVAVAVEDEQGAMTVGTVCAALPRLQHVWQLDAGALAQLTERGAIIPLTTVESLRRIVLPDSTAAVAYTSGTSGRPLGCALSHRNLAYPCDTLLAGWGHTAAPAGERPSILAFLPFSHVYGIMVQQMCLRGGILMAHEPEMNEASLASALRSFRPTYVYGVPSVFEKLYKTFLRTAQQAGRGAVFERAAQTARDFAEAEERRRLGSGPGPNLELRLQHALYERTVYRKLRSAFGGRALRGSSGGSSLSREMSLFYEGIGMAIGDGYGLTETAGGITVQPLGRGKSGTVGVPVPGTEIQVADDGEILVRGPSVFQGYIGDEARTRAVLHSGWLATGDIGQLDSEGYLTITGRKKDVLVTSSGKSVAPAPLEQRLRMHPLVHQAVVVGDDRPCVGALITLDPEFLTHWRGALALQGDSAGRESREESALREELGRAIASANSSVSRAESIRVYRVVQEPFGPDNGLLTPSLKLRRDAIARYYAAEIDAMYEARSRAIRRPTPQEPADWDEPDDVFR, from the coding sequence ATGCGCGACGACGACCTCGCTCCACCGGCCGTCCCGCCGCTCACCGGCGGGCTCGCCGACACCGTCTTCGAGACCGCGGACCGCGACCCCACCCTGCCGCTGCTCGCGCGGCGCCGGGACCCGTCCTCCGAGGAGTGGGAGGAGGTGACGGCGGTCGAGCTGCGCGACGAAGTGGTCGACGTGGCCAAGGGGTTGGTCGCCGCGGGGATCTCGCCGGGCCACCGCGTGGCGATGATGGCCCGTACCCGCCACGAGTGGACGGTACTGGCGCACGCGCTGTGGACGCTCGGCGCGGAGGTCGTCCCCGTCCATCCGACGTCGTCGCGCGAGCAGGTGGAGTGGATCCTTCGGGACGCCGGCTGTGTGGCCGTGGCGGTCGAGGACGAGCAGGGCGCCATGACCGTCGGCACGGTGTGCGCGGCGCTCCCCCGGCTCCAGCACGTGTGGCAACTGGACGCGGGCGCACTCGCCCAGCTCACCGAGCGGGGCGCGATCATCCCGCTGACCACGGTGGAGTCGTTGCGCCGGATCGTGCTGCCGGACTCGACGGCGGCCGTCGCCTACACCTCCGGCACCTCGGGACGGCCGCTGGGCTGTGCGCTGAGCCACCGGAACCTGGCCTATCCCTGCGACACCCTGCTGGCCGGCTGGGGCCACACCGCGGCGCCGGCCGGTGAACGGCCGTCGATACTGGCGTTCCTGCCGTTCTCACACGTGTACGGGATCATGGTCCAGCAGATGTGCCTGCGGGGCGGGATCCTGATGGCACACGAGCCGGAGATGAACGAGGCCTCACTGGCCTCGGCACTGCGCTCCTTCCGGCCGACGTACGTGTACGGGGTGCCGTCGGTGTTCGAGAAGCTGTACAAGACCTTCCTGCGTACGGCCCAACAGGCGGGCCGGGGTGCGGTGTTCGAGCGGGCGGCGCAGACGGCGCGGGACTTCGCGGAGGCGGAGGAGCGCCGCCGGCTGGGCAGCGGACCTGGCCCCAACCTGGAACTCCGCCTCCAGCACGCCCTGTACGAGCGGACGGTGTACCGCAAGCTGCGCTCGGCGTTCGGCGGGCGCGCGCTGCGGGGCTCGTCGGGCGGCTCCTCGCTCAGCCGGGAGATGTCCCTGTTCTACGAGGGCATCGGCATGGCCATCGGCGACGGGTACGGGCTGACCGAGACCGCCGGCGGGATCACGGTGCAGCCGCTCGGGCGGGGGAAGTCGGGGACGGTGGGCGTGCCGGTGCCGGGGACCGAGATCCAGGTGGCCGACGACGGGGAGATCCTGGTGCGCGGGCCGTCGGTGTTCCAGGGCTACATCGGTGACGAGGCGCGCACCCGGGCCGTGCTGCACAGCGGCTGGCTGGCCACCGGGGACATCGGCCAGCTGGACTCCGAGGGCTATCTGACGATCACCGGACGCAAGAAGGACGTCCTCGTCACCAGCAGCGGCAAGAGCGTGGCGCCGGCGCCGCTGGAGCAGCGGCTGCGCATGCATCCACTGGTCCACCAGGCGGTGGTCGTCGGCGACGACCGGCCGTGCGTGGGGGCGCTGATCACCCTGGATCCGGAGTTCCTCACGCACTGGCGGGGCGCGCTGGCCCTCCAGGGGGACTCCGCGGGCCGGGAGAGCCGCGAGGAGAGCGCGCTGCGGGAGGAGCTCGGCCGGGCCATCGCCTCGGCCAACAGTTCGGTGTCCCGGGCGGAGTCCATCCGGGTCTACCGGGTTGTCCAGGAACCCTTCGGCCCGGACAACGGCCTGCTGACCCCGTCCCTGAAGCTGCGCCGTGACGCCATCGCGCGGTACTACGCCGCCGAGATCGACGCGATGTACGAGGCGCGCTCCCGCGCGATACGGCGGCCGACCCCGCAGGAACCGGCCGACTGGGACGAGCCGGACGACGTCTTCCGGTAG
- a CDS encoding ATP-binding protein has translation MPTEPRRDDTSSSEERYECAYAFPGELRNVTGARLAAEAFLRSLARRAPPGAPEYWDDILLVVTELAANAIQYAPGPFGLRMRRTFDGVHVTMHDTSRVRPEPRPFRPSAGGGGIGWHLVRTLSDQVSVVVEDHGKDIHVFLPW, from the coding sequence ATGCCGACGGAGCCGCGCAGGGACGACACATCTTCCTCGGAGGAGCGGTACGAGTGTGCGTACGCCTTTCCGGGCGAGCTGCGCAACGTCACGGGCGCGCGGCTCGCCGCGGAGGCGTTCCTGCGCTCCCTCGCGCGGCGGGCGCCGCCCGGCGCGCCCGAGTACTGGGACGACATCCTGCTGGTCGTCACGGAACTGGCCGCCAACGCGATCCAGTACGCGCCCGGACCGTTCGGGCTGCGGATGCGCCGCACCTTCGACGGGGTGCACGTGACGATGCACGACACCAGCCGGGTCCGGCCGGAGCCGCGGCCGTTCCGCCCGAGCGCGGGCGGCGGCGGTATCGGCTGGCACCTGGTGCGCACCCTGAGCGATCAGGTGAGCGTGGTCGTGGAGGACCACGGCAAGGACATCCACGTCTTCCTCCCCTGGTGA
- a CDS encoding NAD(P)/FAD-dependent oxidoreductase, protein MNTVTRPRILVVGAGFAGVECVRRLERELAPGEADVTLVTPYSYQLYLPLLPQVASGVLTPQSIALSLRRSEKYRTRIIPGGAIGVDPEAKVCVIRTITDEIVNEPYDYLVLTPGSVTRTFDIPGLAEHAIGMKTLAEAAYVRDHVISQLDLADASGDPAEREARLQFVVVGGGYAGTETAACLQRLTHAAVKRYPRLDPGLIKWHLIDIAPKLMPELGDRLGRSAMEILRRRGIDVSLGVSVEKVSEDSVTFTDGRVVPTHTLIWTAGVVGSPLIDTFDAKKVRGRLAVTPEMTVPGHDGVFALGDAAAVPDLAKHEEGAVCPPTAQHAMRQGRRAAQNVIAALRGEPLQPYVHTDLGLVVDLGGKDAVSKPLGIELRGLLAQIVARGYHWSALRTNVAKIRVLVNWLLNAVAGDDFVRTGFQRGRPARLKDFEYTDSYLTPEQVRAEVRESQGTERS, encoded by the coding sequence ATGAACACCGTGACACGACCCAGGATCCTGGTGGTGGGTGCGGGCTTCGCCGGAGTCGAGTGCGTCCGCCGTCTGGAGCGTGAACTAGCGCCGGGCGAAGCGGACGTCACGCTGGTGACGCCGTACTCCTACCAGCTGTACCTTCCGCTGCTGCCCCAGGTCGCCTCCGGCGTCCTCACCCCGCAGTCCATCGCCCTCTCGCTGCGCCGCAGCGAGAAGTACCGCACCCGGATCATCCCGGGCGGCGCGATCGGCGTGGACCCGGAGGCCAAGGTCTGCGTCATCCGCACCATCACCGACGAGATCGTCAACGAACCCTACGACTACCTGGTGCTGACACCGGGCAGCGTGACCCGCACCTTCGACATCCCGGGCCTGGCCGAACACGCCATCGGCATGAAGACCCTCGCCGAGGCCGCCTACGTCCGCGACCACGTCATCTCCCAGCTGGACCTCGCCGACGCCAGCGGCGACCCGGCCGAACGCGAGGCACGGCTGCAGTTCGTGGTGGTCGGCGGAGGGTACGCGGGCACCGAGACCGCGGCCTGCCTGCAGCGCCTGACCCACGCCGCCGTCAAGCGCTACCCCCGCCTGGACCCGGGTCTGATCAAGTGGCACCTGATCGACATCGCGCCGAAGCTCATGCCCGAACTGGGCGACCGGCTCGGCCGCAGCGCGATGGAGATCCTGCGCCGGCGCGGCATCGACGTCTCGCTGGGCGTGTCGGTCGAGAAGGTGAGCGAGGACTCGGTCACCTTCACCGACGGCCGGGTCGTCCCGACGCACACACTGATCTGGACGGCCGGCGTGGTCGGCAGCCCCCTGATCGACACGTTCGACGCGAAGAAGGTCCGCGGGCGGCTCGCGGTCACCCCGGAGATGACCGTGCCCGGCCACGACGGGGTGTTCGCGCTCGGCGACGCCGCGGCGGTGCCCGACCTGGCCAAGCACGAGGAGGGGGCGGTCTGCCCGCCCACCGCCCAGCACGCGATGCGGCAGGGCAGGAGGGCCGCGCAGAACGTCATCGCCGCGCTGCGCGGCGAGCCGCTCCAGCCGTACGTCCACACGGACCTGGGACTCGTCGTCGACCTCGGCGGCAAGGACGCCGTCTCCAAGCCGCTCGGCATCGAACTGCGCGGGCTGCTCGCGCAGATCGTGGCCCGCGGCTACCACTGGTCCGCGCTGCGCACCAACGTCGCCAAGATCCGGGTCCTGGTCAACTGGCTGCTGAACGCGGTCGCCGGCGACGACTTCGTCCGCACCGGCTTCCAGCGGGGCAGGCCCGCCCGCCTGAAGGACTTCGAGTACACCGACTCCTACCTGACGCCCGAGCAGGTCCGCGCCGAGGTACGGGAGAGCCAGGGCACCGAACGTTCCTGA
- a CDS encoding DUF4287 domain-containing protein has product MGDQNTSHEGDAGMAEMELVAWPKSEHGLGHGHANALVAHTLAQSR; this is encoded by the coding sequence ATCGGTGACCAGAACACGTCACACGAAGGAGACGCCGGCATGGCCGAGATGGAGCTGGTCGCCTGGCCGAAGTCCGAGCACGGTCTCGGGCACGGGCACGCCAACGCGCTCGTGGCGCACACGCTGGCCCAAAGCAGGTAA